The following DNA comes from Triticum aestivum cultivar Chinese Spring chromosome 3D, IWGSC CS RefSeq v2.1, whole genome shotgun sequence.
attcataaacatatcattttcatggtctagcaaatattgttctaaatgatcactaggaggtacggcaatagaagcaagaccaatgatttcatccttactaggaaattcctcttcacggtgttgtctactaaatttagagaagttaaactcatgagacatatcacccaagccaatagtcacgacatccttttcgcagtctatcctagcattaactgtgttcaagaagggtctaccaaatataatgggacaaaagctatcttgtggggaaccaagaacaagaaaatcagcaggatatttagatttcccacacaagacttcaacatctctaaccattcccattggtgatatagtatctctattggcaagtttaattgtgacatcaatatcttctatctcagcaggtgcaatatcatgcataatttctttgtataagttaaaaggtattgcactagcactagcacccatgtcacataagccatgataacaatgatctcctattttaacagaaataacaggcatgcctaccacaggtctatgtttatctttagcacaaggtttagcaattctagcagtttcatcacagaaataaataacatgcccatcaatattatcagacaagagatctttaacaatggcaatattaggttcaactttaattttctcaagaggtgtataagttctaatattgcttttacggaccacagttgaagctttagcatgatcctttatcctaacagggaaaggtggtttctcaacataagaagtaggaacaataggatcattataagtgataatcttttcttcaactttaataggtgcagctacttttacttctatgggaggatgatatttaaaccacttctccttagggagatcaatataagcagcaaaagattcacagaaagaagctactatctcagagtcaagtccatatttagtgctaaatttacggaaaacatcggtatccataaaagatttaacacaatcgaacttaggtgtcatacctgactccttaccttcgtcgagatcccaatcttcagagttgcatttaattctatccaataaatcccatttgaattcaatagtcttcatcataaaagagccagcacaagaagtatcgagcatggtgcgattgttatcagaaagctgagtataaaaactttgaataattatttctcttggaagctcatgattggggcatgaatataacattgatttaagccttccccaagcttgagcgatgctttctccttcgcgaggccaaaaattatatataattgcgatcacgatgaacaagatgcataggataaaacttctgatgaaattccaatttcaatcgtttgtagttccatgaccccgtatcatcacatagcctataccatgtcaatgcatttcccttcaaagataaagggaagaacttcttcttaacaacatcaccgggcacacttgcaagcttaaataatccacaaacttcatccacatatattaagtgctcatcaggatgctttgttccatctcctgcgaaaggattagctagcagtttttctaacatacccgaaggaatttcaaagtggacattttcattttcattaggttcagtaggttgaggagcaactatttgctctactggccggggtgaagataccccgaacaagcccctcagaggattactttccatagtaacaagtgatagtaaatttcagcacactatataaatttttccttaccaaattccacctaccaaaggtgcttcactccccggcaacggcgccagaaaagagtcttgatgacgcacaagtataggggatctatcatagtcctttcgataagtaagagtgtcgaacccaacgaggagcagaaggaaatgataagcggttttcagcaaggtattctctgcaagcactgaaattatacgtaacagatagttctgtgataGGATGATTTGTAacaagaaacaagtaacaaaagtaaataaagtgcagcaaggtggcccaatcctttttgtagcaaaggaaaagcctggacgaactcttatatagagaaaagcgctcccgaggacacatgggaattatcgtcaagctagttttcatcacgttcatatgattcgcgttcggtactttgataatttgatatgtgggtggaccggtgcttgggtgttgttcttacttgaacaagcatcccacttatgattaacctctattgcaagcatccgcaactacaacaaaagtattaaggtaaacctaaccatagcatgaaacatatggatccaaatcagccccttacgaagcaatgcataaactagggtttaagcttctgtcactctagcaacccatcatctacttattacttcccaatgccttcctctaggcccaaataatggtgaagtgttatgtagtcgacgttcacataacaccactagaggatagacaacatacatctcatcaaaatatcgaacgaataccaaattcacatgactactaatagcaagacttctcccatgtcctcaggaacaaacgtaactactcacaaagcatattcatgttcataatcagaggggtgttaatatgcatataggatctgaacatatgatcttccaccaaataaaccaactagcatcaactacaaggggtaatcaacactactagcaacctacaggtaccaatcccggacttagagacaagaatgggatacaagagatgaactaggatttgagaggagatggtgctggtgaagatgttgatggagattgccctctcccgatgagaggagcgttggtgatgacgatggcgatgatttccccctcccggagggaagtgtccccggcagaacagctctgccggagccctagattggttccgccaaggttccgcctcgtggcggcggagtctcgtcccgaaagcttgcttatgatttttcttcggacgaaagacttcatataccagaagatgggcatcggagagccaacagggggcccacgaggcagggggcacgcccaggggggtagggcgcgccccccaccctcgtggccaggtggaggcccccctgatgtatttcttccactcaatattttttattatttccaaaaataacattcatggagttttaggacttttggagttgtgcagaataggtctctaatattttctccttttccagcccagaattccagccgccggcattctccctccttatgtaaaccttgtaaaataagagagaataggcataagtattgtgacataatgtgcaataacaacccataatgcaataaataccgatataaaagcatgatgcaaaatggacgtatcacgagctcacagaggccctcgggaatcctgagcaccctagacggacacgaggcacgccaggctccctttcgtggaaggctggatttcccgacgcaggcggttacaaacgccgggagaggaagaagaaaaaggagttgacccaactacaggcactgcacgcaagggtacaagcgctagaggaacgagacgcagTTCGGAGCACGCGACCTGCTGAagctacacccgaagctaccccgccatctcagcggagaagcagcgtggcttccacggagctgcttcaggagcctgtcttcacggctcctgctagctaccccgtggatgctatcacggagtctcagcattgccaccttatgacgcagtggatggaattgaaagtcaatgcggctgttggctctgttgcacctcctgaacctggcgcaacttttcactgccggccgattccagaaggatatgctagggtgatggtggatgaaatcacagaaagatttgaggacctccagcttgaccagcCTACAGGtgacggggagactcggctgggttcttgtctgaagactccatgcctatggcggaaggagctcatcaaccttccgaactggacgcctccgcctcctcgtcctcctccggcgagtcagggcactccgcctcctcctccggcgagtgatcagggcactcagcctccttctccggcgcgtggcggcactccgcctccttctccacctgcgtcggcgcgcccgagcagcgaccagcctcctccttctccgcctccccagcaagggcggaagagacccgccgccgccccgtctgctccggcgcgtcgtagtccttctcctccgcctcgtaaccaagcacgaaagaagacagccgcagccgctccgtctgctccggcttctagcagtacagccagaggcgggaggcaatacagatacggtccacctctcaagcctctagagaagttaccgtatgagaggaccgtggaagaaaacaagaagatcgtggaaaaagaagtgaaggacttctttgaaggggtgaaagcaaagagacatccacctccggaggagaaggtagatccggtgaaagcaaagcgcactatcgatggcctgaggaaaccaccaaagtctccgccgaaaaccaactatgagcgcgttaCTGAAAAGGtatatctcgaagcggagcggtcgggaagtactgtcagtgatcaaaggttaaaagaacgacgagcagctgggaaaaaaattgcccagctcggcgaacaagcgaaccaatcgtgccccccgctcaatgtgtctagcgacatcgtcgctaatgatccagggatggtgcccggttataacaatcttggagattacctgcccgacgatgtacattatgatttcttggaggtggacgaacacagatacgagtacgggaagcctctcgtcaaagatgaaaaatctctaacaacgatgatgcgaacattccatgattggtacatgaaaacctgcagagagtctggggggacggatactttgtatctgagagttaaagaggagcatgacctcgttggaattgatctgttgtatgttccatttgaggagttcttccagttcttcaatcaaaaggccctcgataaattaacggtcacttgctactgtctgtaagtactacttctgtgactaagtctctatatatagctcagctctttgattgcatgtatttataattatcctcactatattatgcagattgaagatcgtcgagtgcagaaaagcagaaatgtatgatattgggttcattaacacaaatctcatggatgaatttcaggttaaaaagagCGCCCAAGATGCCGAGGCCAACTTTCTCAAATCATTGATaacaaatcaaaacaaagatttaatactctttccttacaacctagagtgagtgttactgtcgtgtgcatattcggtttcccttattactcgagcgaggttatagtaatgtaattgatgagttatgcatgcgtccgcagcttccactatattctcctggagattaagcttgagcgtggactagtaactgtcttagactcgagacgaaaagatctcgagacctatgcagacatgactaaaattctcaacaagtaagttcaatcgatcattatcgcaccatatcggcaactttttgttcatttcctgatatctcaagtaataattattatttttgtcttgcagggtttggaaaaagttcaccgcagaagctccgggactgccgaaggtgctgcgatatacatacccgaaagtaagtactactagctagctagttgtgcgcatctcccgttgattctagctactttcatcaatgccatttataatgcttcattatcagtttgattgacctctatttctcgtaaagtgcttgtggcaggaacaagggaatgattactgtggatactacgtgtgcgagttcatctacaacgcgacttgcaaagataagcggggctactctaaaagacaatatgaagtgcgtaagcaataatattcacaattttcattttattacaccatcatttctgttgagtttcattcatacatATGTATTAACCCTCTTCTTCAAATCAGACGTGGCAGacgcggaatgaactcctaccacaagatcgcatgaaagcaattcaagaggaactggcgggattctttcttgaccacgtcatcaataaagccggagaataccatgtggaacttgagttcagatgctaggggattgtaagagatcttacatattgtatatgtatgtagccagtagcgtcggatagataataaaaaaacttgttgttcgaccaatctctcggagaaggagaggtcgatcacttctctcggtatgcatgacgaacttctgtacttaatggtttccttcattttcttactagctagcgtgtcgagggcctctctatacgtatagtacgtagcgtcgaccaagcacgcagataagagaggacacttctctctattaattaattagctacctaacacaatatatgaaacaccttaattaaccatacaaaacccccaaatccacccccctttcagaaaaaaaaacaaaaaccctagcccctgaacagctgacgcgtggatgcctattggtcccggatGGTGCCACCTACCAGgactaaagggcctcctgcctggactcgcagcaccggccacgtggaggcccatctgtcccggttcgtgtaagaaccgggactaaaggcctaggcattagtaacgaccctttagtcccagttccccaaccgggacagataggccttatgaaccgggacaaatggccctttttctactagtgcaagcaTGCCCGGAAAGTCCCTCTCGGCATTGATCGCCAACAACATCTCTATATCAGCAGCAGTTGGCTCTCTCgggtactcagggccaaacactacGACCACGGCCTTGCAGAAACTGTACGTTGATAGGAggcatgtggactcactcatacgCACGTACTCATCCACAAGATCACCTAGAATTCCATACGCAAGCATGCTAATACACGCAGTGCATTTCTAATAAGAGGAGAAGCCAAGCTTTTCTcaagggcatcctctttgcactcaaacTATGGGTCATATGCTACCACTCCCTTCcgaatacgattgaacacatgtctCTCGATACTGAAGCGGCAGCGGAATTGATGTGGCTTGAAGAGCACGGTATTCTCAAAGTAATCAACATAGAGTAGGGCGTGGCCGCTGTCCCTATTGCGGTTCAAGGTCAGAGCATGGCCCGAGATTGATCCCCTAAACCGAGGCCGCTAACTAGGAATGTGGTAATTGACAGCCAATGCAGCTACCACAAGGTCTTCGTTATCCGAGGACGAATCATCGGATGAACAAATAAAGTTGTGGGGAAAAATACTCATCCCCACTATCCATGGTACCTTGTGAGCaaagtgtcgaacaccttgcggtcgagATGGAGACGCGGCTGGGAAGAGCACCTCGAACTCCCCTCACAGGCAGCAGGCAACGTTGGCGTTGGCCGGCGGCGCCCTGCGGCTATGCAGCGCCTGCTGGGAGGTGTTGGGGTTGATGGGCGTCGTCGGCGGCCGTAGATTCTCTCGCATCAGCTGCATGAACAAAGAGCCACGAATGCCAGCAAAAAACTCTTCCGAAACGCGAGCATGGGCCGGCTGCAGCATGACGTGGTTGTGGTTTGGGCGGCCTGGCAGGAAAGCGAGGAAGGTGGTCGAGAAAATGGGTATGGGTGGCGGCAGCGAtagcccccggggggggggggggggggggcaggggaagAGAAAAGGGGCATCTGTTCCACCGATGGATGGGCCAAGGAAGGACAAGGGTGCATGTCCTGCATGTCCGCGTTCTGTCCTCTTGACGCAAACGCGGCCCAGATTTGGGCTGGGAATGGGCCAAAACTGGACAAAGAACGGAAGTTTGTCTGGTTGTTCCCGCGCATTCGACCGCGTTTTGTGTCTGTTTACTTCAAACGGACGCGGCCGGaccatttggggtcgtgcattggagttggtcTAACATCCTGCATGCATTAATCCTGATTCCCGGCACACACCCAACATGGATTTGGGAATAAAAATTAAAACTCCCACGTGTAAACTCCCATTTCGTTTCCCCTCTGTATCCAAACATGTTCTGTGTGTTTCACCTAAAAAAGAGGGCTTGTTTGGTTTTTTGGTACACTAGTAGAAGAAACCGGCGTGTGAATCCTATCGTCATCTAGCTGCTCTCGCCTTACTAATCTCGTCTCGTCTTCCGATCCGTTCCCCTCCGTTGCTCGAGGCAACGCATTAATGGAGGAATGTGTGGGGACTGAGGACCAGGCGGCACAGTAGAAACTGGCTCTCCATTGCCTTCCTATCCCCTCCAACCGCGAACAGAGATGACCTAGGCGGAAGCTCCCTTTTGCCGTGCGGCGACTacaggtagtactccctccgtccggtgaagagtaGACATGGTCTTcctaatttctacatgcacttagctcattgagggttgggtaattaaagagaAGAGAGATGATGGCTTGCACCTTTCCAGTGCATTTTTTATTCAACTCCATATTTTGTTCTAAAAtttgtagatgtacactcttcaccggacggagggagtacgtgagaTGGCCAGGCCTCGCGTAGGCACTGGCAGAGTCAACGGTTGTAGTTGAGGCCAACGCGCCGCCACCGCTAACAGTACCACGCGCGCCTGAGGCGTGGCGCTCCATTTCATAGACGATCACCGTGCTTGTCTATGTGTTGTGCCCGCTCGTTTGGTTGATGACAAACATTAGGTATAGGAAAGAATTAGGTATGAGACGAGAAAGTAGGGGATTGATGAAGGGGAGGGATTCACCAAACCTCCATCAAACACCCTGCCAAAACAAGGCCTAACGGGTGAGTATTACAATATTTAATCAATTCTTGTTCAAATCGAAAAATCCCTTTTTGGATCACCTTGGAGATCTTATGCAATACCATGCTTGACTTGTAAACTTCATAAAATACAGACTCCAAAATTACACGTTATCACACACAGAGAGATTATCTAAAATATATACCATCAAAACACCACAATCATTTGGCTATTTTGCAAAACACTGTGAACTCAAAAGTAACGGTTCTCCTCAAAAACCCAAGCTCGACAAGACAAGTAACACTCCTACCAACAACATTGTTGTCAGGGTGGAACTTTGCACATTGAATGCGGAGCTCGGCGATGCTGCAGATGGGGGCACCCCTACCTCCGCGGAGCTCTTTATCGGGCATGCATAGTTGCAGCTGTTGGGATCGACTACCCTGTACACGCCCTTGCTGGTGAGCAGGTATAAGTCCTTGGCGCTATCCTCGCCGAAGGAGAAGATGTAGCCGAGCGAGGGCAGTGGGCTCTTGGCCGCGACATCACATGGGATTGGCGATGCCGCGGAGCAAGCGAACCTAAATGGTGTCACATTGTACACTCCACTGTTCTCCGGTATCTCAATCCCCGACCACATCGACTGTGCGTATAGGTCCGCGTAGATGTACCTGTACACATGGAAGGGCAAGATGAAATTAACACACGACACATGCCATGGTCGCTGGTTGCTTGAGAATGCCATGAAAGCAACAACAAAATGAGGTGGTGAATGACATCGATCGAGATGTGTAATTATTACCTGCCGTTGAGGCAAGGGTTAGTCATAGAGCGGTAGACATAGCCGCCGGCGATGGAGGCGGAGCCAACATTGTTGTTGACGGTGTTGTGGGCGTAACCCATGACGGGCGAGATGGCGTTGATGGAGTCGGCCGAGGTGTTCCCTCCGGGAGTTGATAGTGCTGGGTACGATTGGTCTCCCTCGAACACGCGCCACCCGTAGTTCCCGCCTTTCACCACCAGGCTGACCTCCTCGTACAGAGACTGCAAATTCACACAGATTTCACCATGACCCATCTCACGGTGAATTTATTGGTACGAATTGTGGTCATAAAGCATGGGGACGCGAGAGGTTACCTGGCCGACATCGGCACAAAAGAAGTAGGATGGCTTGCCGGAGTCGAAGCTGCAACGCCACGGGTTCTTGAAGCCCAAAGCGAAGACCTCCGGCGCGAACTTGGGGTCCACGGAGAACGGGTTGTCCTTGGGGATACCGTAGTTGCCCCAACCGGGAGTGCTGTTACCAGCTgaacgtagttcaaatttgaacacgAAAAATTAGGCATTCTGAcagaaatttgaatttgaatataatCATGAAGTATAAACAGTTGCCATCATATATAATCGAAAGTGATACCGATAGTTCTTAGAGTTTCTGTTGCAATATTCATGTTCGTTTTCCAGAAAACGTAAACTAATGACTTTCAAACTGAATCGATTATTTTATTCTACTGAAATTAGGCATTCTGAcggaaatttgaatttgaatataatCATGAACTTTAAACAGTTGCCACCAAATATAGTCGAAAGAGATACTGATGGTCCCCAGAGTTTCAGTTGCAACAAAAAAAGTACCTTCAAACTGGATCAATTAGTATACTTATTCCAGAGAAAGTAAATTGAGTTTCTAGTTGCATTACTTGGCATGTTGTTGACGTCGATCCGGATGATCTTCCCGAGCAGGGTCCCCTTGTTCTGCGCGAAGTTCCACGGGTCGCCAACGTTGCCGCCGTCGCCCATCATGAAGTACATGTAGCCGTCTCCCGGGCTGAAGAGGATCTGCCCGCCGTGGTGGGTGGTGAACGGCAACCCGAGCGTCATGATCCGCCTCGCCTCCGTCGGGTTTGCGGAGGTCGCCTGAGGCACCGCACGGCGGCGCATCAGCAGTTCAGCACACACCGGACGAGAATTTGACATGATACCGTGCACTACTACGTACCGTCGAAGGCGAGCCGGAGGAGGTATTGGCGGTGTACTCGGCGATGACGCTCTGGTACTGGCACGGCTGCGCGCCGTTGTCCGCGCCGAGCTTGGACGGGTCGCACCCGATGTCGGAGTTGCAGGCGCACCTGCCTGAGCACGACGCCGACTGCGTTTTGTCGCAGCTGTAGGAGACGAAGAAGCGGCCGTTCTTGTCGAAGTCCGGGTGGAAGGCCATGCCGAGGAGGCCGAACTCGTTGTCGAAGTGCACCTCGTCGGTGATGTCGAGGAACGGGTTGGACACGTCCAGCTCAAGCGGCTTGCCGGAGCCGTGCGGGGGCACGGTGGCGAGGAACACCTTGCCGGCCTGGTTGTTGAGGAACACGCGGTTGGAGCCGTCCGGGTGCGCCGCCATGTTGAGGTACGAGCCGTTGCTGAGGCGCTCCAGGCACATGCCGTTCACCGGCGGCACGACGCGGGTGGCATTGAACGCTGCGGCCTCGCCGTCGAAGCAGATGGGTCCGCCGCCTAGCGCGCCGCAGAAGTCGCCCTCCGACTGCCACACCTCGGTGAGCTTCAGCGCCGACGCGCCGCCCTTGGGCGGCTGGAACGGGGAGCCCGGGATGGAGACGTCCTTGCAGGTGTCCCACACCTGCGCGCAGTACCCCGTCGCTGCGGCCTCGCCGCTGACCCGGCTCGACATGCCGGTGGAATTGCATAGCAGTGGCACCGTCCGAGGGCTTTTTTCGACGGTGAAGAGCTCGCCGGCGTACGGGTTGCATCTCTGCAACATGAACCCCATTGTGTGAGTCGCAGAGCCGGCCTTCCATGGCCATGGTAGTTCGATCCAGCTAGAAAGCTACTCCTAGTAGTGAGCAAGAAACCATACCGCGCAAAGGATGGACTTGACAAGGTGGCCGCACGGCGTGCCTGAGATGTTCATGGCGGCAAACCGCTGCCGGACCGCGGCGTCGTCCGTCGCGTTGCAGCAAGCGGTGCCATTGTAGCCGCAGAAGGAAAGGGAACCGTTGACCGGCCTTGGGAAGGCTGCTCGACATGATCGAAAGTCACAAACTGCTCGGAGAAGCAAAACAACACGTAGAAATTTCAAGAGATCGACGGCATACTCGAGTCCATGCACAATTGCGCGCAATGGCTGTCCTTGACGGCGAGGAAGAGGACAACGGCAGCGATGAAGAGCGTCGCGTTTGCCATCGACGACAACCTCATGGTGCCTCGATCGTGAAGGAGGTGAAGATGTGAGGGAAGAAATGGAGCCGTAGTAGAACTGACTGTATGGAGGCGTGAGGATGCAGGCGTTGACCAAATATTGGGACAAATCTGCCAAATGCTGGATGATAATGACAACCATGTCCATACTAAAACTTGTGAGATGATTAAAGTAAACTCATGGACCGCTCGGGGACAAATGTACCTGTTTGGATTGTGAAAGTGACAAGGTGAAACTGATTGCTAATTGTCAACGGAAATGGGCGAACAGAACGCATGGACACGTCGGTCTAGATCCCACATCCACATGTCACCAAGACATCCAACGGGATTCCCCTTCATGATATCGGACTGCATATTTGTATTTCTTCAATGTAAGACAAAGACACCTGTGCCCAAAAATAATTTTtcaaatgtgaaaaaaaatcaagACAAAAAATTTATGTGATCTTGCTCACGTACAAATGCTACCTGCAAATTTTGAGGCAAAAAGGTTAATCATTTTGGCacgtgcaaaaaaaaaaacaaattgaaGACCAAATGTCATCCTAAATTTGTTTTTTCACCGACAAAACACTGATGCTCCGTTTCACATGAAACTTGTCACGCATGCTTGCGACACTAACACAAACATCtacaaaaaaacagaatttttttacTTTTACATTTCTTTGATTTACCGGTCATCTGGGAGCATATGCATTTCTTTAATttatgtgtattttttttgtagtgttatatcATACAGATCAAATTATAAGTCACATAAAGATTGATGtggcaaaactgaaaagatagcagaacgtctctgagcttgacaccaacgtccgGCACCACCATAACAGCCACCGAAGAAAAAAAATGACTGATCAACTCCTCGCCTGagttcgacgcggctccatcgctgatatacaACTTTGctgacctccaaggtggctcaccaaaggtGAAGCCATTgctgttgaacgaatcagaccgatGCAACACCCCGGAcatgccatcgaactccagatctggcaccccaccacgactaagatgccgaaggaggaaaccatacctgccatccatcaACAATGAAACCCAGCACACGTTCCGTCTTTGAAATGTCATCGTTGCATACCACAATctacatccgctcctggactacctcccaaactCTGTGCTGACGTTGGAGCAGACGTCGTCGCAACAACGAAGGCCGAGGACACAAGTGCACCACAAGGATGCCGCCGCCACGATATCCTCGCTTGAATAGATTGGTTTCCAAATCTATCACCGACCATAGAGATGATCGCCTCGCCGGAGAAGAATCCGAAGCTTCTTTATTCAGCATCATCTCGTCGCTGCCACAGGCGAGAATTTGGTCCACTGACCTTGTAACTGTATAT
Coding sequences within:
- the LOC123073786 gene encoding HIPL1 protein; this translates as MRLSSMANATLFIAAVVLFLAVKDSHCAQLCMDSTFPRPVNGSLSFCGYNGTACCNATDDAAVRQRFAAMNISGTPCGHLVKSILCARCNPYAGELFTVEKSPRTVPLLCNSTGMSSRVSGEAAATGYCAQVWDTCKDVSIPGSPFQPPKGGASALKLTEVWQSEGDFCGALGGGPICFDGEAAAFNATRVVPPVNGMCLERLSNGSYLNMAAHPDGSNRVFLNNQAGKVFLATVPPHGSGKPLELDVSNPFLDITDEVHFDNEFGLLGMAFHPDFDKNGRFFVSYSCDKTQSASCSGRCACNSDIGCDPSKLGADNGAQPCQYQSVIAEYTANTSSGSPSTATSANPTEARRIMTLGLPFTTHHGGQILFSPGDGYMYFMMGDGGNVGDPWNFAQNKGTLLGKIIRIDVNNMPTGNSTPGWGNYGIPKDNPFSVDPKFAPEVFALGFKNPWRCSFDSGKPSYFFCADVGQSLYEEVSLVVKGGNYGWRVFEGDQSYPALSTPGGNTSADSINAISPVMGYAHNTVNNNVGSASIAGGYVYRSMTNPCLNGRYIYADLYAQSMWSGIEIPENSGVYNVTPFRFACSAASPIPCDVAAKSPLPSLGYIFSFGEDSAKDLYLLTSKGVYRVVDPNSCNYACPIKSSAEVGVPPSAASPSSAFNVQSSTLTTMLLVGVLLVLSSLGF